In the Triticum aestivum cultivar Chinese Spring chromosome 2B, IWGSC CS RefSeq v2.1, whole genome shotgun sequence genome, TGTCTCATGGATTATTCAATACAGCTACCTTTTTCTATTTAACAACATACAGtatccatgtaatttttcaaaATACTCCACTAAATACAATTCACAGGTGGTGGAAACATTTTTCGGGATTCTTCGATCTAAGCTTTATTCGCGACCGTTTGGTGGAAAGCTACACTTGGGCCTATGTGTTGTACTATGAGAAAGGCTTTGAGCTCCAGCGAAGTATCACCACCAAGATGATTGTACTAATTACCACTTTAGATGACACGTATGATATCCGTGCCACCATAGAGGAATGTCAAAAGCTACATGAAGCCATACAAAGGTTTGAATAGCTTTTCCTTTGAAACTTCCATCGATCCATCAACGATTGCAGAGTTCCAAAGCATCTCCTTCTTTTTTTTCATCTAAAAAAACACTACTAGCTATGCATCCAATAACATTTTTACCTAAATTGAGCTAAAAGAAAATATAAGTATTAGCCACCCAGCGGACATCGTCATGTTGTAAGAATACTGTGAAAGTCATTGTTGTACCATAACACATGTAGTTGTTCGGTTTCCCACAATCATTGTCGCTCGCACTTACTATAATTTCGACAATGCTCAAATCGTTAATGTATAAGCTTACACATGCTTGTCACTATCCACTTCTTGTTTTGAGTGAGAATTAATATACAACTAGTGGAACACCTAATGTGTCATTTCTAACCTCTCTTGTGGAATGACCGTATAGATGGGATAAGACAGGCGTTTCTCTTCTACCCGAGTACCTAAAGAAGTTATATATCGAGCTGTTGAGGACCTTCGAAAATATTGAGGTTGAAATGCCAGTCAATGTGAATTATGATACTGCCTACCTCAAGAAAGCGGTAACTACATATATGTTTTCTGCCTTATATCTCTACTTCTATATAAGACTCGGTTGGTGacgatggtgtgtctgccatccatcatttctAACCATTAGATAAGCATCTGACGACCATGAGGTAAGTTTTGGCCCTTTTAATTTGCAACAATATCCCACTTCTCTACTCCAATTcacagaaaaccccttattatcttgaaaccaaccacatccctccctcacctcatcaaaacatcccgaggaatatattttgagtgaaacacaatatatttttagtgatatatgtatatgaAAACAAGAGTGGTTTCTTTCAAGTTTGTAgacatgtattattctactttggatccgttgcgaCGCACGGACACATTGCCAGTTACTAAATAACTATCAGATGGCTTATGTTATTTGTATCTTCAACAATAGGGGAATAGACTATATATCATGGTTGATTACTTTTATGTGGTTGATCCTTTTGTTTGCTACTGTTTTGTATCGGCATCATAATAAACTAGATGATAGCCCGCACTTTGTTGTGATACCTTGTTAAAAAATATAATTGATGCTAGAAAAAAACATATGAAGCATGTGACAAAATGATATATAAAAGGAGGAACAATATTTGGATTGAAGTTAGCGGTATGACACTTTTTTAACAAAAACGTGAAGCATGAACTACATATATTTTATCCAAGCATCCAACACCTATATTAGCCATGACTATACAAAAATTGATGCAAAAAAAATTAACTTATACTAACTTGCATGAATTTCTGAGGTGGCATGATTGCATGGATAGATTAATGCAATACATATAATTATGATTACATGCATGACTTACTGATGGTTGCATGGAGGGGGTAATCAGGTAGTGTGCTATAACTATTTAGAGATGATGGGACAGTACATAacttttttttgcttgttgggtgCAGATTCAAAATCATGTGACTGGTTATCTCCAAGAAGCGGAATGGTGTCACACGAAGCATAAGCCAAGCTTTAAAAATCAGGTGAATGTGACTAGCTTAACTATAGGTGCGCCAACCGTTTGCTTGAGTATGATGGCTAGCATGGATGATACCATAATGAAAAGAGCACTTGAGTGGGTAGCCGGTGTCCCTAATGTCGTCATAGGAGCAGGAAAGATTGTGCGTTTCATGAACGACATTGCAGCATATGAGGTATGTAGTATTTTGATAAACATTTATGCATACACATATCATATACTGCATTTGAAAATGTAACTAATTAAGACTCACATGTACAACGAAATCAAAGTTTCACTCGCATTTAAACAAATAAAATTCAGTAATATTAGAGAAAAAGTCATACTACCATATTGTTGTACAAAATTGTATTTTCGTTATGACAATTTTGTGTCCATGCAGTTATTTTTATCGGTTCAATTATCAGTCAAATTTACTTAATATGTGTTGTGGATGGCATGTAATTCTGTATAGAAGAACTTAAATAGCTCTTCTACTACCAATTGGAATGCCTACTCTAAacattctttatatatatatatatagaaccgAAAGTGCAAGGGGGATGCGGCAAGCTCCGTGGAGTGTTACATCCATGAGTATGGCGTCACAGGCGAGGTTGCCATCGCAAGGATATATGAACTAATTGAAGATGAATGGAGAACTCTAAACAAAGCTCGCTTTGAAAACCATGCATTGCTCCCCGCGCTGAAGCGTATTATCGGCTTGGCCCTTAGCACATCATTGTTCTATGATAACAGGAACGATGTGTACACAGACAGCAAGCATCTTCACAAAACTATTAAGAGCCTCTTCGTAAAGCCTGTTTTGTCTGGCTAGCTAGCCACAACAGATGAATAATAAATTTTCTTATATATTTTGGGTGTATTTTATACTTCATACATATATAAGTTTAATCGAAAGAAAACTTTCAACATATGAGCATTATATTTTTGGATATTGGATTTTGTTTCTCTAGAAAAATTGTAGCCAATTAAAATTATCTATGTAATCCATTTTTGCTCAATGTTTCtaaccacatatagcatgtggtagCTCGGCACTAGACTTGGCGCACAACAACTTTAACTAGTAGAACACCCGTGCATTGCTACGGGCTACAACGTATATACTTTAGGGCTCATCTCTGGATTGAACTCTTAATCTAGTCTGTTACATCTATTGCCTTTTTAAAATGCACACTTTGTTATTTTTGTTGTTGGTATATCATGAATAAAAATTTGAGCTACAAAATAAAATTAACTAATTAGACATGCATGACCTTGTTATCAAGAATGATTGCTTTCATACTTTGTGGAACTGTGTATTGACACACATGTCCATTTTTCTAAAGGAACAATATTAATATTAACCAAAATCTGAGAGTTTGTACAATTCATGAATGTATGCGGGTAACATGTAATTGCGAAAAAAAAGGTCTATAGGAAGTCAATTACTAATGAGATGACATAACTGGTATGTTGATTTCTTTCGGATAGAATGCAAGATCTGTGAATGCAAATCAATAATACACGCCCACTCTCCTCTTGTGAATGTCTTCTCCAATAGGCCCTACAATCTTGATAATTGGCGCATGTTGGAATCAATAGACATCATCTTTCGCAACTATGTGGCAGCCTTGCTTACGACAAACCTACAAAGTATGGAATTAGTCAATGAAAACATCATGCAACTGAATCTTGATAATCACAAAATACATTAGTACTTTGTAGAAGAGGTTAAGTAACTACAGATTAAAACATATCAAGCTTGATTTATGCTTTTGAACTAATAATCACTTTACCATCCTCCATAACCTATACTGATATGGTATACTTGGACAATAACATACTTATTTTCTAAATTGCATAACTGAAAAGAAATCATGAACCATAGGCAAAAGAATGATGGACCAAGTATTATAGGTTAGGTAGAGCATGTGACCTTCATTAGCATGCATGCTAGTACTAATCAAAAATTGTGTGTGACTTACGACATATTATAGGAGCGCTCCTATGGGTGCTGACTGGTGGCCGCCATCTTATCATGAGATCATAGTTTCTCTTGAGTTTttcatttccatttccattttctTTCTTTCCCCTGTACAATTGGCGTGATTTTTCCCTTTCTCTATCAATGAAAACACATCTCTCCTATGTACTTTCTATGCTGCACTCATGTGTGCATTTTTAAACTTGATAAATAAACTTAAATCCTAAGGTGGAATAAATGATATATCATACAAGGATAGAAACACGTACAGCCTCAGCTTAGCTACCTAAATATATTACTTTTCTAGCTAATCATACCAAGTGATGTAACTTCGGAACATCTATATAAAGCTACATGTGATATGTAAACATCTCAACAGACCCAGACAAAAAATGAGTGGAAAAAATGCAGTAATATCTATTTTTCCGGACCTTCTGACATCACTAGCCTCATTGTTCAGAAATGGTGTTCCTTCCAACCACGATCAATAGAAAATGGATCATACTATTACACAATAAATAGTTCTAATACATAACTGAGCAATTGTTCTATTTTATATTGATATTTCAGTTATCAGTAGCTTTTGGTGGAACATGTTGCAGACCACATCAATCCATTACAATGTTAATTGGGATAGGAAGATGGAGGTAGCTAGTGATCTTCTAGAAGATGTGTGTGATGGTACTTGCTGAGGGACGTCGTTGAAGTAGTCGTCCGTGGTGGCAACTTTCCAAGCGTTGACAGATAACCTCATCCATTGGTGTCACACTGACCTATGTAGATTATGTACAGATCGCTTTGCGCTCACTGGGTGGAGGTTGCTGGGTTGATCCATTTGTGCTTGTCTCACTGTTCCATGCAACACTCGCCCCATGATT is a window encoding:
- the LOC123039842 gene encoding tau-cadinol synthase, producing MASSSHAAATPETKEQLGFEPSSWGDFFISYEPPPPKRSEEWMIARAEKLKGDVSLLFKTCNGTTTRMFLVDTLQHLGIDHHFDEQIHDLLNELLESDFSSSSSLHEVALRFCLLRENGHWVSPDVFDKYKGEDGSFRKDITNDPKGILCLYNATHLLIHGEPKLEEAMCFARQHLVSVNGSLQAPLAKQVKRAIHRALPRACRRVEALQYISEYEEEEGHNQILLELAKLDFNLLQHVHLKELKDITEWWKHFSGFFDLSFIRDRLVESYTWAYVLYYEKGFELQRSITTKMIVLITTLDDTYDIRATIEECQKLHEAIQRWDKTGVSLLPEYLKKLYIELLRTFENIEVEMPVNVNYDTAYLKKAIQNHVTGYLQEAEWCHTKHKPSFKNQVNVTSLTIGAPTVCLSMMASMDDTIMKRALEWVAGVPNVVIGAGKIVRFMNDIAAYENRKCKGDAASSVECYIHEYGVTGEVAIARIYELIEDEWRTLNKARFENHALLPALKRIIGLALSTSLFYDNRNDVYTDSKHLHKTIKSLFVKPVLSG